The genomic region AACACCTACACAAAGTTCAATGTTTCACACCCAGCACTATGGAATCGCATCGCTGTACGGCTGGGGATGACCATGCCGATTCCCGCGAAGCTGATGGATACGGTATGGGCGAAGGTTTTGGACAATCCCGAGCTTGAATACTATCTGCTGCTGGAATCACGGAAAACTTACGTGTGGTTCGATCGGCTGGCCAATGTTGATCCGGAGACGGGCGTACAGCTGCAACCGCCGGAGTATCCCGGCCATCGGTTCAAGTATAACCCGATTGAAGCGAATGGCATACGTGGATCTTGCGAAGAGTACTCCACTCGTACGCCAATGTCCCGGGAAGAGCTTCGGGCGATCAGTTCGCAGGAAGCTGAAGAAAGGTATGTGACTGTTAGAACTAGAACTGCACCTAGCAAATATTTGACACGTTGATTGGCTTTGCAGATATGGTCAAAAGTTTGTTATCGTTGCATCGCAGCGTTTGCGGGAATCTTTTCTCATTCACCCCAATTGTACTACCGATCTGACGCTGGTGCAGTACTGCATGCTGGAATGGATAGGGCGCTCCCGCTTCAACGGCGAAACCTCCCACGGCAAGTTCTCGCTGCTCGAGGTGGCGGGAGATTCCAGCGCATTGTTTTACAATCGCAAAGCATTGTGCAACGCCCGGTTGATTACGCGCCAGAACCTTTCCATCCGCTCGGAAGACGCCAGCGTCATGGGCATCGTGATGCACTTGCCGCGGTACTACAAcgaaatgaaatcgaaacagCTTATGATCGCCCAACGTGTGGTGACGGAGTTGAAGCGCCGCCGGGATTATATCGCCGACTACGAGGAGATAAAGCTGATGATGCTCGGACGGGCGGACGCGGGGAAGCTGTTTCGCACGCCGGAGTTTCAGCGGTACATCAAGACAGACGAGCAGGTGCCGTACCGGGAGCTTTATCCGGATGCACCGGTATCGGCGTGGCAGTCGAAGCGTGGCGAAGAAAAGTTCGTGCGCATCATGCGTCTGATCGACCCCAATGCGGATGTGCAGGACCGCGAGCCGGATGACGCGGAGCAGAAAGACGGGTTTCTCGCCAGCGCAAACAAGAGTGCGCTCTATGTGGACATGTCGCTTGGCCGGCAAGCGTTGAAAACGGTGGCAGAGAGTGGCGAGTCGGGCATTTCCCAGTCGGAGCTGGCCGCGGCACTTGAGCAAGATCGATTGAATGCGCGTGGAATTGTGAAGAATATGGTCAAGATGAAGCTGGTTGCTAGTCAATCGGAGGACAAAGGGAGGCAGCGAATGGCTAAGTATGACACCCTCAAATGCCTTACTCCTTCTTTACTTGAACAGTGTTGGGTTCGGTGGAGATTTGTTTTGGAAGGATTGTAACTTCAAAAGTTACCGTAAGTTAGATAATAGGTAACGAACCTTAACGTGTAATTTGAGCACAGAATAATGAACTACAATATTCTCCAATGTTCCCAAGTGTTGCGCAAGGCAATATCGATGTATGGTTTGGTAAATCAATTCTTGTGTTATTTACGTTTTACAGATATTACATACCAGGGCAGAGGAAACCTTGTACGCAGTACGATAAAGAGCTGAGCCAGTTCGTGTCAAATCAGCTGGAAGTGATTGAAACCCAGCGGCAACAACAATCCAGCATGGAAGCGGAAAATTTTTTCAAAGAAAGCTCCAAGCTGATGCCGGACGCACATACTCTGGCCGAAAACTATAGTACGATGTTCAACAGCTGCGTTCCTACAGATAGGAAcaatgatggaaaaatcgTACTTCCGCTGGACGCGTTCAATAGCGCTGGGCAAGACAACATCGTGACTAGTGTGATTCTCTCGAACAAACTGAGTTCGATGAAAGTAAAACCCGGAATTTCGGAGGCCATGAAGACGAAGTCGGTCAGTGTGTTAATGCTGCGCCGCTGTAACTTCATCGTCAATCTCGTCAAGCACGAGCGTGCGATCGATCCGAGAACGATCTTCAAACGGCTAGCGACCGAGGAACGCAACAGAGGGATGAAATACGAGGCGTGCAGTAGGTCCGTGAAGCGTCTAATCGGTCAGCTAGCCGCCGACCGGTTGGTGCTGATCGCGAACATCACGATGAAGCGCGACGAGCGTGAGATCAagcatgtgtttgtgtgcgataCCAAAATCATGCTCGATCTGGCGCCGCTCCAGTCGCGGGTCAACATGGTCAAGATGCGCGTAGCGCTTCAATCGAACCCACAGGCGGACACCCGAAGCCAACCTGCTACATCGGTGCGCGAAAACACCGGTTGCCTGTCCAAATGCTTGAGGATGAAGCTTTTCCACGAGTTTTTGTTCTATCTGGTGTACGATCACCGTCCGGACGCAACGGAGCTGCCCATTGGCGAGCTGAAAGAGATCGATCTGAGCGGATTGGAAGCACACGAACTGACACCGGTCTACAGCGACACGAACGACTGGAAAATGTTTGTCCCCCCGATCCCGGTACGGTATGAACCGTACGGTGCGGGCTGGGTGCTGCTCGCGGATGTGCTCGTACGAATGCCACTCGCCATCTTCTGCTCGATCGGCGCTTTTACGTACTATGTGCCGGAGCTGGAATACTACCTGGACCACCCGTTGCGTCGTTACTTTCTGATCAAACAGCTGCCCGATAGGATCCAGGAGCGGCTCTTCGCCAAACGGCGCTACATATATTCAATCCTGGTCACCGTTAAGCTGCTGTGCTACGCTGGCCTGGTGCAGATAGGACCGCAGCTGGCGAAGGTGCTCGATCAGACGATGGTATACGTGAATCGCACCACAGCCCTGCTCGATACGACCTCGTCACGTGCCGGCTACATCGAAATCGAGGATCGTGAATATCCAATGCTGGAGTTCCGGTTCCTCTCGCTGGCGCAGGTGAAGGAGTACTGGAAGAAGCTGTACGAGATAGCAACCCAGACGCGCATCAACACACGCAGCACGGCCATCGGGCGCGAAATTCTCGTGCAGCAGATCAACACCAAACCGAGCATGGTCGAAGCGGTAAAGGTGCGCACTCGGCAGACGGCCGCATTGAATGACTGCTGTAAGCTTCCGCCGGGCGACAAAATGGGTGCCGCCGGTATGGATACGGCCATGTACATGCACCTGAAGTCGAACTGGCACAAACTGATCACCTTCGCAATGCCCATCGATCGCCATCGTTTGACGCAGTTGCGCAAGTCTATCGTGGCGAAACGTGTAGCGGGCGTTGCGGGAACTGACAAGGGGAAACGGCTTACACTCAAGAAAGTGATACGCCCGTTCAGCGCACCGGGAGGCGCACCGAAAGGCGTTGTGTCCACGGTAACCCCGGCCGGTGGGTCCAAGATGCGCCCAAAGCGGCGCGTCATTAAGCCAATTAAAGTACTCAAACGACGCCCCTGGTTCGAAGGCTACGATGATGTCGATAAGCGTGCACTGACGGCGATGAGCAAGCTGCGCGTAAAGTGGACGGTCAAGGAGGACCAGCTACTGCAGGCCTGCCGTGTAGCCTTGCTCTACCTGTACGGAAACCGGCGGGCCGCTAGCTGCCCGGTCCATTCGGCCGTCTACCGTGACATTTTGCACTGGTCGTTTCCTGCTTCGCAGAGCAAAACGTCACGCGCTTGTCAGCGCCGGTTAACCTACATGACAGCTCGGCTGCGTCCGCACGGCGACCAAATACGGACCATGTTGGAGGAGTGTAAGCTGGACCCAGAAATCACGATGCGCTTCGGGACGGATTTCCTGGAGAAGCTGCAAGAGCGATACCCCGAGCAGGATCATTTCGTGCTGGCCATTCGCATTCACTTCGTGCAGCTGGTACACATGTTAAGGTGTCGCTTTTTCCGCAAACAGAACATCGGGTCCGCAAGTGGCCTGTCAAGTGTCACAGGGCCGGCGGTGGTGACACGCCGGCTGCCGAACAGCATGAGCGAGTTCTTGCGGCAGTACAATGTGACCGATCCGAACGCACCCCGGGTACGCTTAAACTATGCGGCCGATCCTACCACGCCCGAGGAACTGGTGCGCCTTAAGCTGACCATCGTGATGCACAGTGCCGTGGTGAACCGTCGCTCGATTTGTGACGAACTGTTGCAGCAAATCCTAGAGCGGTTCTCCGAGAACACGGTGAACGGGGCGGCGGAATTGCTGCGCCGTTTCCAGATCGTCTCTACGACTCtcaagaagaataaaaacacgAAAGTGATCATCAAGAGTTCATCGCTGGCGGGTGACAAGCGCATCTTCCATCTGTCCATCGGTTACCAGCAGCAGCTGTTGACGGCGATTCCGCTCGAACGGTTTGTGCCGATATGGGAGCAATATGTGGCGCTGTTCGGTCGCGAGCAGTACACGGTGGAGTATTACACCTGTGAGGACGGTGGAGATGCTATGGCGCTGCTACTGAGTGAGCTGGTGGCGAGCGATCGTGTGGAGCTGAGCATCGACGAGGACACGAACTACATCGAGATACGGAAGGACGCCGCCAAAGGGCACTCGACGGAGATGCTTCGGAAGCTGCATGGGGATGAGTTAACGGATCCTTTGCACAGTGATTCAACGGGAGAATTTTCCAGCACGTCCGAGCCAAGTCCGAAAAAATCACGCCACGGAAAGTCGACGATTTCGTCCCAGATGACGGTGTCGAAGAAGCGTGCCCACGTGGCACGTAAACGTCCCTCGGCCAAGAAAGGAGCCGGCTCGCACCGGACTAGATCGGTGCACTTTTCGACCGATAACAAGATCGTAACGTTCCAGTACGCAATGCATCCGATCGAGCAGCTCGCAAAGCTCCCCATCGAGTATTTCCACTTTTTCTGCTTTATGGAGCAGCTGAAGGTGGCCGACCACCGGTTGCTGGCGCAAACATTCAAAATCGACGAGCAGATACCGGCGAGCTGCTCCCTGCCACGCTGCGTCGTCATGTACCGCCAGCGCGCGGATAAAGATCTGATCGGGCGCTGCCTGGAACGGGTGCAAGGCCGCACCGAGCAACTGGACCGCATCCGACAGGCGGGATGCCTCGAGAATGGAAAAATCAGTCGCCAGAATCGCATCGATGCTGCGCAGTTCTTCGATATCCGCGAGGATAATCTTCTGCTGTTCTTTGGCCGGTACATCGGCGAGTATCAGGTGCGTGCTGGGTTGAAGCATAAGCGCGACTTCAACCGCCAACAGCAGCTCCAAGGGGTCGCTCGAACCGCGGTAAACATGGCGGACCTGATCGCCGATTGTCTGGCGGCCGAAGAAACAAGCGAAACGGAACAGCTTGGTGGTTGGCTTGAACTGTACGAGAGGACAAATACTGTTGCTTCCGCCGTCGATGCCAACGAAGCCGTCGACGATGCCGACGATGACGAAGAGCCGGACGAAATTGGCGAGGATTGTCAAAAGTCTGACGGCGCGTTAGGTGCAGTTTctgagaaggtgtttaaactCCACAACTTTTACGAGGTCGCTGCGAAGACGATCCACGTGCTAGTTCGCCTCCCACCGGATGGTGGCACCGATGAGTGGGAGATGTACGGTCGGTGGTCCGTTCCACGAGCTTTCCTACCGGACGGGGCCAAGCGACGCAAGGGCATACTCGTCACGGCGGCGAGTGACGTCGTGTGGCCGCTGGCCGATCAGTTGGCTCCGCTTATGAGCGAAGCGATGACGCTAATTGGACGCAATCAGTACGCCCGTGCCATACTCGAGTTTATCGAAGAAAAAACCGTACTCGGTGCGACCGTGAAGGAGCTGGCGGCTGCCTTTCCAAACCACGACCAACTGGAGCAACAGCTACGCACGATGAAGAACGTCAAGCTTCTGCTCCGAACCGGGTTTCGCAGTGTGACGTACGTCCACTGGCGGTACGCTGATCTGTGGTTGATGAAAACGGTAGTAGCGGATGAGCTACAATCAGACGACGACGGTCAGCTTCCCCCGGAGGATCCGGTTCCAGGACCAAGTGGTGAGAAGCGGAAGGGCGATACACAGGATGAAGAACGGCAGCTTGGCTATAAGAAGTGTAAATTGGAACCAGGGAGCATGGCCGCGGACGAGCAATACGAAACTGCTGAGAATAAAGAGTAAGTATCAGGTCGTAAGATGCGAAAAAGGCAATTGAAGCAACTCGGGTTTACTACTCGTTAGATTAAACGTAGTTCTTAAAGTGAGTAATTAATGGACTAATTTCCTAAGGCACGAAATCAGGATCCTCTTAAATTCATGTTCTTTTTGCAAATTGTATGTAATCTAATCTTGGTATAACTTTAAGAAGTTTTGAATTGATCAATTCCAGTCAGTGATCATCGCTTGCCAATTCCATTTCTTTAATTTCGTCGTGTTTTTCCCCTCCTCAGATTATCAAACAAACATGTCCAGATAGCGATGGCTCCTTGGATTCAAATCGATGGAACACTGGACAAACGGTTGCTCTATCGATGGTTAAGCACACTTCTGCTGTACTGTGTGGAACATCCGTGCGTACCTTTTAGTGTCCTTTTTACGAGATTCAACATAATGTCTCCGTTCCACCTAAGACAACTCATGGAGGTTGGTGCTCTTAGAACTAGCGGAAGAAATGTGGCAGAAGTTACGTTTGctttaaacaatttcagaTGCTGCAAAACTATGGGTGCGTGAGCCTGCATGCAATGGAACGGAAACAACCAGCGACACTCTTTTCCGTACCCCAGCCATCCCGAATAGGTCAGTATACCATGCCCTATACCCTCAAAACGATAGCATGGGCGTTTgatttgcttatttttaattggaTCATTTTCTCAGTTGTCGCGACGGAGTTTTCACCAGAAGAGCAAACGTTCATAGAACCGTCCCCGAATGCGCTGAGCACATTGTCTTTATGCATTGGCGAATCACGAAAATATACGCAAGATCTGTACGATCCGGTGCGAAAACTCAGACGTACAGCCATTGGACGTCCTCCGAGGAAGCCTGACGAGATTGCAGCCGACATTCCTGTCGAGACTTCAGCAACAACTTAGCGAACTCGCTTGGAAGGTTTTAAGAAGTACcagtatttatttttcgtgtaAAATATGACGTTACTGAAATACAGAATCACAAGAAGTCTACCTCGAACCGGTATGTGAACACTGTTTCATATCCATCGTAGGAATAGGAACCGGTCGGTTGTAGATTCTCTCCGGAGGTGGACCGCTCCTATTCCGATTTGACGATGGTAAGTTTCTCGCTCACCTTTCTGATGACGGGCAAGTGTTCGACTATTTCGTTGGGGTTGGTAAAAAGCGCCGGTGGGACCTGCTTCAGCTGCTCCACCTTTGCCTCACGGTGCGTAAACTCTTTCAGAATGTAGTCGTTGCCTTTCTCATAGTGAAAGCGGGTGTCGTTCATACGAATCAGTACACCGTCCACTCGCAGGAAGAACCGCAGCAGGATGTAAAAGCCGGACGGCATGACGCGCACCTTCACCGACAGCAACGAAATGCCGTGGTCATGCAGTTCATCCTCGAACAGGGTCAAATCGTGGTAGAACAGAATCGGTTCCCGGCGCATCAGCTTGAACATGTCGATCCGCTGGTCAGTGGGTTCCACCGCAAATCGCTCGTTGGTCGTGCCGGAGTACTCGGTCGAGAACGTCCAGTCGAAGTGTTTTACCTTGTCGGTGGTGTGTGCTGCTTCTGGGCGGCTTTCACGCCATTCCTCCGAACAGGCCACCTTTAGATCGAGCTTTCCGTTGCGCACCAGCTTCAGTGCGTCGATAGGATTGAATTCTAGCTGCGCCCCGGATGTGTGAGTTACGCGAAGCACATTCCGGTGGAAGACCATGTCGGGCAGGTGAGGTATCTCCAGGGTGAAATAGTACACGCAcagctcgcagcatccttcctCCCCGGCAACGCAGCGGTTGTCGTTTACGCAAACACTTTTGAGAATGTGTGATTTGGTGTACCCGATGGTCCAGTCATCGAACTGATGCGTTTCTCTGTCCACTGGCAGCCGGACCGGACCGAGGCCGTCTTCGCCCATCACTTGTGGTGGCTGtagcagaaaaacaaaaggaaattaCATAAAACAGGAAGCTAGAAGTGACTATTAAGTCTTCGGCACTTACAGGTTGAGGAGTGGCTGTAAtcatttatttcgttttgctAACAATTTGGATCACTATTTCACTATAAAACACGAAAAGAGCTTCCCAGAAGCGGTGTAAACAAATAGGTATTTCCTGGATTTGCTTTTTTCGAGATTGAGATAATTTTGACGTTTGAATCGATCGGTCTACAGTATTGAGCGTGATattagcaaaaacaaaagatacaACCGTTAATATACactaaacatgttttgtatttgaaaattaaaatacaaagCCTAGTTCGTCAAATAAAAGAGCCTCAACTCTGTTGTTATATCCAATCCAACAGAATGTTTCAAAAGTCTTACTAAAACAAATCGTTTGTGTCATCCACGCGATGGAATATGAATGTCATATTTTAGCACTCTTTGAAAGTCATCAGCACTCTTCGAAAGTCAACATGCAaaatgtcaactttagcaccGGGTGTTCTGCGATTAACAATCTGGCATTAGCGTCTTTCAGACGCTGTTTTTGGTAAGTTTATCTATTTTCCTTGTTTCCTCTGGAGTGCGTATCAAAAGTTCATTGAATTATTAACTTTTGGCGTTTGAAACTACTCGTTACAGATAGATTCCATTCACGTTAAACAGTGCGCGCAGCGAAAAACAACACCTCAGCACAATGGCGACTGCGATGCCCATCAACCCCAAGCCATTCCTCAATGGACTAACAGGCAAGCCAGTAATCATAAAGCTCAAGTGGGGCCATGAATATAAGGGGTTCCTAGTGTCGGTGGACGGCTACATGAACATGCAGCTCGCAAACACGGAGGAGTTTGTGGACGGGACGAACACGGGCCACCTCGGGGAGGTGCTGATTCGGTGTAACAATGTGCTATACATCCGCGGTATagacgacgaagacgaggaAGGTGAAATGAGAGATTGATAGTTTAAGAATAAATCGGTACTCTATATTTCGATGTACAAAAGTTGGTGCTGTGTATAATATTCGAATGATCGTAGTTTTCCCAGCAGGATAAAGCCGCAACCGTGAAAGGTCATCCCATCTGTGTTACATGGATGGATTGATAGATGGACTGGTGTCGTCCTTTGCGATTAAACTGCCTTCGTTGCGTTGCTTCGATCTGAAATGGGATGATAAGGATGTTTGCTTAGGAATCGAAGGATGGGACACACAAATAATGAGGTGACGATTAACTGTTGTGGATGAGCAAAAGTATGATGGCTCTTACCGTGCATGTAGCCGGAGGCCGACCATAAGCAACATCAGCGGCAGTGGGGTCATGATCGCAGTCGAAACGGGCATCACCGTCGTCAGGTCAGCCGCCGGTTGCTCTAGCGCGAATCGCAACAGGAAGATCGCGATGCCTGTATTTTGAATTCCGGTTTCTACGGAGATTGCTAGCGCGTCGGCGAGCGGCAGACGCATCAGGTGACTTGCCAAAAAGCCAAAACAGTACCCGAGCAACGGGAGACCCAGCCCAGCCACGATGATTTGCCacgaaaacaattcaaatagGTACAGATTGGTGATGATGGCAAAGATGACGatgaacaaaatcaaaataaccgACATCGGCTTGAGGATACGCACGAGCACCCGGGCGAATCGCGGACAGTACCGTTGTATAAGCAATCCAGCACTTATGGGCACTACCAATCCGATCGCTGAGTAGGCGAACCGACTGTACGGGACGCCTAATTTTGCGCGTTCAAAAATTTTTCTCCCCAGTGTGAAAATCCACAGCGGCATCATTCCAAACGCCGCCAGCGTGCTGATGGTGGTCATCGCAACGGACAGTGTCAGATTTCCGCCAAGCGCAACTGTCCATATGTTAGAGGCACCTCCCGCCGGCGAAACACCGGTGAAAAATAGTCCCAACTGTAGCTCGTAGTTGTCCGGAAACAGCAGGTGTCCCAGGCCGAAGCTTAGCAAAGGCATAAATATGAATTGACACAAGAACCCAATCACGGGGCCAACCGGTCGGCGAGCTATCTGCTTCAAGGCGACAACATCCAGTGCGGCACCGAAGTTTATGTATAAAATCGACATCAGCAGGATGACGGAACCGGTGAAAACGTGATCGATAACACGGGGCTGGCGTCTTACAATTACCGGAAGATTGGACGATGGTACGCGCTCGGTTGTGCCATTCTTACGCACAAGCTCCACAAATAAGTTCGTCTGCCCAAGGAAGTTACCCACGACACCGAACGTTCCATTGTACGGGTCGGATGCATCAGCGGCTGAGCGGAGTAAGATTGTTCCATTCTCCACCCAGGCCACGTGCTCGCGCTCGCTCTTGAGTTGCACCATGCGGATATCATTTAAATCTTCCGCCGTAATGTGGTCGATCCGGATGGACACATTCAACACCGAGCTCATATTCATGTCGAGCTTAGGGGGATCGTAGGTTATCTCCCACATAACCTCGGATACTCTCCGCTGCTCATCCTTCTCATCGACGATTAGTGTGGCTTTGCAGGTGTAAATCACTTGAAGCACAAGTATGCCGACGAGCAGCAGTAGTTTGAGCAATGGGCAGGCCATTGCACTCGATTGGGATGTGTGTTGTATACGATACGACGCTTTGGGCGTTGCTTAGATCTGTTACTATGCTGTTTCGGCTGGCGTTCTCTGTGGAGAAAAAGTAAGTTAGTATGAATCAACCACTTATTCGGATAAATCAAGTGTGTTGTGTTGGACCCAAACGATTCTGTATGGATTCGAACGTCCACCTTCCAACAAATCCCATATTGTCTAGTGGTTAGGATATCCGGCTCTCACCCGGAAGGCCCGGGTTCGATTCCCGGtatgggaaaggaaaacttttttgcctgttttattatttgtgattgtgttggatcatgttttgattgtttgtcgTTTCTATCTGGGTGACAACAACCGATTTTTTATAGCATCCCCGGTATTCCCCGTGATGTTTGCGGTCGACACAACCCGACGAATGCgtagttttttcttctgtagACAATTATGAACTCCTTATCTTGGTGCCGGTATATTAGATCGCACTAGAAGTTATCTTCATGCAGTACATACAGCAGCGTAAGTTGAATAGCAACCTCCCGACACTATCTTCGGGATTAAAAACCTGTTGCACAATGGATGCAACACGATTTCTCGCAGATTTCATATCATCTTAATTGCCGAGAGTAGAACTAACCTTGCGACTTACAGTATGTGTTTCACTAGCGTAATTTTAATTCACTGTTTTCTTCTGCGTTCCCTGGCATTTTAGTCCCTAGTATTAGCTCCGTTTCAATTCGCATTGGTTTACACGAATACCGAATTTACACATAAAAGTGTACGCATAATTACCATGAGATTTTACAGCACTATTAGGACGAGTTTTGACTTAAACAGCTATATTTCACATAGTTTCGATGTGCTGCGCCTCGTCATCGGTTCTTCGTTAACACGCAGTGCATGAAGAATCCTCAGTTCTTCTGATCTTCATGAACGATTATACTAGACTGAACTTCGTTTCACTATTGCAAGTGAAAAAAGggaatgtttaaaattgaCCATTGATGTACACACAATATGCAGAGGTGAATATGTGTGTGACGACACTAATCCATTTACAAACCGGTTCGGTTTTTTACTAACACTTTCGCATATTTGAACCGATTCTCAATGCCAAGGTTCCTATAATGAAGATAATggcatttgttttgcatattCACCTGACTCATGTTTACTAAGAGAACGTCAAAATACGCGAAATAAGATCACTTGTTCTTTTGGAAGCACCTTGTGCGCTttcttattttcatttgatacGGAGCTTCTATGCCGATTGTAAAGTTACTGATCAAAGTTCAACTTGGCCGCGAGATATAATTGCAACTCATTCCATAAGATGAACAGACGTGCCTGTAGTGTactattttcttccttcaaaACGATGGCCAGCTCCAGGGGTATGTAGGGCGGACTTGTATTTTTGCTCCTACCGGAATAATAAACCAATTTGAATATGTACTTTCACAGTTCCAATCGCCCGTAATTTGTGTGCAGCTCCTCCGGTACAATCCGGAACCGAAAAGTATGACTTTAAAACGCTCAAATTATCGACACCGAGCCCCTTCGTCGTTCACGTCGAGTTTAATCGGCCGGAACGAATGAACGCATTCAATCGGCAGCTGTGGACCGAGATAAAGGACTGTTTCGAGCAGCTGCACAACGATCCCGACTGCCGCGTAGTGGTTCTGTCCGGAGGCACCTCGAAACACTTCACCGCCGGTATAGATCTGTTCGACATGATGTCGCTGGGCCAGCAGCTGGGCGCCATCGAGGAGGTGGGCCGGCGGGGCCGATTGCTCGAGGGCACCATCAAGCTGTACCAGGATTGCATCAGTGCACTTGAGAACTGCTACAAACCGGTCATTGTAGCGGTACACTCGGCCTGCATCGGTGCCGGTCTGAATCTTATCACTGCCGCGGACGTACGGTACTGCACGCGCGACGCTTGGTTCTCGCTGA from Anopheles coustani chromosome 3, idAnoCousDA_361_x.2, whole genome shotgun sequence harbors:
- the LOC131272182 gene encoding general transcription factor 3C polypeptide 1 is translated as MLPKASLSAIVKEEISLEGLEGSTLNTLWNRIAVRLGMTMPIPAKLMDTVWAKVLDNPELEYYLLLESRKTYVWFDRLANVDPETGVQLQPPEYPGHRFKYNPIEANGIRGSCEEYSTRTPMSREELRAISSQEAEERYGQKFVIVASQRLRESFLIHPNCTTDLTLVQYCMLEWIGRSRFNGETSHGKFSLLEVAGDSSALFYNRKALCNARLITRQNLSIRSEDASVMGIVMHLPRYYNEMKSKQLMIAQRVVTELKRRRDYIADYEEIKLMMLGRADAGKLFRTPEFQRYIKTDEQVPYRELYPDAPVSAWQSKRGEEKFVRIMRLIDPNADVQDREPDDAEQKDGFLASANKSALYVDMSLGRQALKTVAESGESGISQSELAAALEQDRLNARGIVKNMVKMKLVASQSEDKGRQRMAKYYIPGQRKPCTQYDKELSQFVSNQLEVIETQRQQQSSMEAENFFKESSKLMPDAHTLAENYSTMFNSCVPTDRNNDGKIVLPLDAFNSAGQDNIVTSVILSNKLSSMKVKPGISEAMKTKSVSVLMLRRCNFIVNLVKHERAIDPRTIFKRLATEERNRGMKYEACSRSVKRLIGQLAADRLVLIANITMKRDEREIKHVFVCDTKIMLDLAPLQSRVNMVKMRVALQSNPQADTRSQPATSVRENTGCLSKCLRMKLFHEFLFYLVYDHRPDATELPIGELKEIDLSGLEAHELTPVYSDTNDWKMFVPPIPVRYEPYGAGWVLLADVLVRMPLAIFCSIGAFTYYVPELEYYLDHPLRRYFLIKQLPDRIQERLFAKRRYIYSILVTVKLLCYAGLVQIGPQLAKVLDQTMVYVNRTTALLDTTSSRAGYIEIEDREYPMLEFRFLSLAQVKEYWKKLYEIATQTRINTRSTAIGREILVQQINTKPSMVEAVKVRTRQTAALNDCCKLPPGDKMGAAGMDTAMYMHLKSNWHKLITFAMPIDRHRLTQLRKSIVAKRVAGVAGTDKGKRLTLKKVIRPFSAPGGAPKGVVSTVTPAGGSKMRPKRRVIKPIKVLKRRPWFEGYDDVDKRALTAMSKLRVKWTVKEDQLLQACRVALLYLYGNRRAASCPVHSAVYRDILHWSFPASQSKTSRACQRRLTYMTARLRPHGDQIRTMLEECKLDPEITMRFGTDFLEKLQERYPEQDHFVLAIRIHFVQLVHMLRCRFFRKQNIGSASGLSSVTGPAVVTRRLPNSMSEFLRQYNVTDPNAPRVRLNYAADPTTPEELVRLKLTIVMHSAVVNRRSICDELLQQILERFSENTVNGAAELLRRFQIVSTTLKKNKNTKVIIKSSSLAGDKRIFHLSIGYQQQLLTAIPLERFVPIWEQYVALFGREQYTVEYYTCEDGGDAMALLLSELVASDRVELSIDEDTNYIEIRKDAAKGHSTEMLRKLHGDELTDPLHSDSTGEFSSTSEPSPKKSRHGKSTISSQMTVSKKRAHVARKRPSAKKGAGSHRTRSVHFSTDNKIVTFQYAMHPIEQLAKLPIEYFHFFCFMEQLKVADHRLLAQTFKIDEQIPASCSLPRCVVMYRQRADKDLIGRCLERVQGRTEQLDRIRQAGCLENGKISRQNRIDAAQFFDIREDNLLLFFGRYIGEYQVRAGLKHKRDFNRQQQLQGVARTAVNMADLIADCLAAEETSETEQLGGWLELYERTNTVASAVDANEAVDDADDDEEPDEIGEDCQKSDGALGAVSEKVFKLHNFYEVAAKTIHVLVRLPPDGGTDEWEMYGRWSVPRAFLPDGAKRRKGILVTAASDVVWPLADQLAPLMSEAMTLIGRNQYARAILEFIEEKTVLGATVKELAAAFPNHDQLEQQLRTMKNVKLLLRTGFRSVTYVHWRYADLWLMKTVVADELQSDDDGQLPPEDPVPGPSGEKRKGDTQDEERQLGYKKCKLEPGSMAADEQYETAENKELSNKHVQIAMAPWIQIDGTLDKRLLYRWLSTLLLYCVEHPCVPFSVLFTRFNIMSPFHLRQLMEMLQNYGCVSLHAMERKQPATLFSVPQPSRIVVATEFSPEEQTFIEPSPNALSTLSLCIGESRKYTQDLYDPVRKLRRTAIGRPPRKPDEIAADIPVETSATT
- the LOC131272183 gene encoding TIP41-like protein, with product MITATPQPPPQVMGEDGLGPVRLPVDRETHQFDDWTIGYTKSHILKSVCVNDNRCVAGEEGCCELCVYYFTLEIPHLPDMVFHRNVLRVTHTSGAQLEFNPIDALKLVRNGKLDLKVACSEEWRESRPEAAHTTDKVKHFDWTFSTEYSGTTNERFAVEPTDQRIDMFKLMRREPILFYHDLTLFEDELHDHGISLLSVKVRVMPSGFYILLRFFLRVDGVLIRMNDTRFHYEKGNDYILKEFTHREAKVEQLKQVPPALFTNPNEIVEHLPVIRKVSEKLTIVKSE
- the LOC131261346 gene encoding small nuclear ribonucleoprotein F, with amino-acid sequence MATAMPINPKPFLNGLTGKPVIIKLKWGHEYKGFLVSVDGYMNMQLANTEEFVDGTNTGHLGEVLIRCNNVLYIRGIDDEDEEGEMRD